From one Triticum urartu cultivar G1812 chromosome 3, Tu2.1, whole genome shotgun sequence genomic stretch:
- the LOC125549096 gene encoding laccase-19: MEKLSMAATMFCAVVLAAVAAAAGGEAAVVEHTFVVHEMNQTHLCNTTKIYVVNGQLPGPTIDITDGDTVVVHVINRLPHGLTIHWHGIRQMRSCWSDGAGFVTECPIPSGGEHVYRFNVTGQVGTLWWHAHVTCLRATVAGAFIIRPKGGRYPFPTPAKDVPIIIGEWWELDLVELDRRMHDGNFDDNPLSATINGKLGDLSNCSGKPEESFVLDVVRGKTYLLRIVNTALFSEYYFKVAGHTFTVVGADGYYLTPYKTDMVTVAPGEAIDVLMAADAPPAHYHMVALANQPPEPDPQIPGFVSRGLVRYAGSSHNNNGLPVPTPLMPSQHNTMPSYYFHSNLTGLAHPDRHRVPMHVDERLFFALGLGSICRGTNKTCERGRSPETIVVATMNNVSFRHPTNASLLERYYDGQTSGLYTEDLPDHPPHPYNYTDRSLIPPGPLEKALEPAFKATKLRRFRYNTSVEIIFQSTALLQSDSNPMHLHGYDFFVLATGLGNYNPKTDPKKFNYHNPQLRNTVQVPRTGWAAVRFVTDNPGMWYLHCHFEFHIIMGMATAFIVENGPTPETSLPPPPPEFKRCGANGLTQP; the protein is encoded by the exons ATGGAGAAGCTCTCCATGGCGGCAACCATGTTCTGCGCCGTGGTCCTTGCGGCTGTCGCAGCGGCGGCCGGCGGTGAGGCGGCGGTCGTGGAACACACCTTTGTC gTGCACGAGATGAACCAGACGCACCTGTGCAACACGACCAAGATTTACGTGGTGAACGGGCAGCTCCCAGGCCCCACCATCGACATCACCGACGGTGACACGGTTGTCGTCCACGTCATCAACCGTCTCCCTCACGGACTCACCATCCACTGGCACGGCATCCGGCAGATGAGGAGCTGCTGGTCCGATGGCGCCGGCTTCGTCACCGAATGCCCCATCCCTTCTGGCGGCGAGCATGTGTACCGCTTCAACGTCACCGGTCAGGTCGGTACGCTTTGGTGGCACGCCCACGTCACCTGCCTCCGCGCCACCGTGGCTGGCGCCTTCATCATCCGCCCCAAGGGCGGGAGGTACCCGTTCCCGACGCCCGCCAAGGACGTGCCCATCATCATCGGCGAGTGGTGGGAGCTTGACCTCGTCGAGCTCGACCGGAGGATGCATGACGGTAACTTCGACGACAACCCGCTGTCAGCAACCATCAACGGTAAGCTGGGTGACCTGAGCAACTGCTCTGGCAAGCCGGAGGAGAGCTTCGTCCTTGACGTGGTGCGCGGAAAGACGTACCTGCTGCGGATTGTGAACACGGCGCTCTTCTCGGAGTACTACTTCAAGGTTGCTGGGCACACATTCACGGTAGTGGGCGCCGACGGGTACTACCTGACGCCGTACAAGACGGACATGGTGACCGTCGCGCCAGGGGAGGCCATCGACGTGCTCATGGCCGCTGATGCCCCGCCTGCGCACTACCATATGGTGGCGCTCGCAAACCAGCCGCCGGAGCCTGACCCACAGATCCCGGGGTTCGTGTCTCGCGGCCTCGTCCGCTACGCCGGATCCTCCCACAACAACAACGGGCTGCCGGTGCCGACGCCGCTCATGCCCAGCCAGCACAACACCATGCCGTCCTACTACTTCCACAGCAACCTCACCGGCCTCGCCCACCCAGATCGCCACCGCGTTCCCATGCACGTCGACGAGCGCCTCTTCTTCGCGCTCGGCCTCGGCTCCATCTGCCGCGGCACCAACAAGACATGCGAGCGTGGGCGGAGTCCCGAGACCATCGTGGTGGCCACCATGAACAACGTGTCCTTCCGCCACCCGACTAATGCGTCGCTCCTCGAGAGATACTACGACGGTCAGACAAGTGGCCTCTACACAGAGGACCTCCCCGACCATCCGCCGCACCCGTACAACTACACCGACCGCTCCCTCATCCCGCCGGGGCCGCTGGAGAAGGCACTCGAGCCGGCGTTCAAGGCGACCAAGCTACGGAGGTTCCGGTACAACACCTCGGTGGAGATCATCTTCCAGAGCACGGCGCTGCTGCAGAGCGACTCCAACCCCATGCACCTCCATGGCTACGACTTCTTCGTGCTCGCCACAGGGCTCGGCAACTACAACCCCAAGACGGACCCCAAGAAGTTCAACTACCACAACCCACAGCTGAGGAACACGGTGCAGGTGCCCAGGACCGGCTGGGCCGCCGTGCGCTTCGTCACCGACAACCCCGGGATGTGGTACCTCCACTGCCACTTTGAGTTCCACATCATCATGGGCATGGCGACAGCGTTCATCGTGGAAAACGGGCCAACGCCGGAGACCAGCCTTCCCCCGCCGCCCCCAGAATTCAAGAGGTGTGGCGCCAATGGCCTCACTCAGCCATAG